A window from Populus trichocarpa isolate Nisqually-1 chromosome 3, P.trichocarpa_v4.1, whole genome shotgun sequence encodes these proteins:
- the LOC7465501 gene encoding 3-isopropylmalate dehydratase small subunit 1 — translation MAACRSTTTISLSRNPSFSTTNPKPSLSFLSPPCLKLPSILPSFKPLTSHAPPDQLLSIPRATAAATPTTTPTTSFHGHCYVVGDNIDTDQIIPAEYLTLVPSKQEEYEKLGSYALIGLPATYKTRFIEANQTKTKYSIVIGGENFGCGSSREHAPVALGAAGAAAVVAESYARIFFRNSVATGEIYPLESEVRICEECKTGDLITIELAESKLINHTSGKEYKLKPIGDAGPVIEAGGIFAYARKTGMIPSQAP, via the coding sequence atggcagCCTGCCGCTCTACCACCACAATCTCCCTCTCCAGAAACCCTAGTTTCTCCACCACCAATCCCAAACCTTCCCTCTCTTTCCTCTCTCCTCCTTGTCTCAAACTCCCTTCCATTCTCCCCTCCTTCAAACCCCTAACCTCCCACGCCCCACCTGACCAACTTCTCTCCATCCCACGCGCCACGGCCGCCGCCACCCCCACCACCACCCCCACCACTTCCTTCCACGGCCATTGCTATGTCGTCGGCGACAACATCGACACCGATCAAATTATCCCCGCCGAATACCTTACCCTTGTCCCTTCCAAGCAAGAGGAATACGAAAAACTCGGATCCTACGCTTTAATCGGACTTCCGGCGACTTACAAAACCCGATTCATCGAAGCGAACCAAACGAAAACGAAATACTCGATCGTGATTGGGGGCGAAAATTTTGGGTGCGGGTCTTCGCGTGAACACGCACCTGTAGCGCTTGGTGCAGCGGGGGCAGCTGCGGTTGTTGCGGAATCGTATGCGAGGATTTTCTTTAGGAATTCAGTTGCGACGGGAGAGATATATCCGCTTGAATCGGAAGTTAGGATTTGTGAAGAGTGTAAGACTGGTGATTTGATTACGATTGAACTTGCGGAAAGTAAGTTGATTAACCATACGAGTGGAAAGGAGTATAAGTTGAAGCCTATTGGTGATGCTGGTCCTGTTATCGAAGCTGGTGGCATTTTCGCTTATGCCAGGAAGACCGGAATGATTCCTTCCCAAGCaccatga